From Bactrocera oleae isolate idBacOlea1 chromosome 4, idBacOlea1, whole genome shotgun sequence:
ttatgtttgtatgtatcagGTGGCTAAGTTTATTTGTGCGCTATTGTCTTGGCACTTTGAACACATGCTTTAAGACAGAGAAATGTCTAAGTACGtgcttttatttgtgagctGGCGGCCTTGCTCTTGAAGATACCCAGTAATTCTGGCCGCCATATCACTGTGCGTTGTAAATCAGATTAATATCGTCTTTTGATGTCTGCAGGCAATGCCACTCTGCCACAATGCCACAAATGGCTGTTGTCAGCTTGCCCGACGCTCAGCTCGAGTGCACGCCAGATTATCTCTACGCCATCTTCGCTGCCACTCCGAAGTAATGTGATAGTCACACTGCACACTATTGAATTAAAGAATCGAAGCCGCCAAGATGGTGAGGGGTAGGGTAAATTGAAGTGTTAATAAAAATCGTACACACGCGTGAAGCTATGTGCAAGGAGCcatctatgtgtgtgtatgaggaCGTGCAGCTATAAGTGAAGTGTAAGAACGAGTGAGCGAAGAGAATCGAGGAAtagcaatagcaataaaaattcaCTTGATACTGATATTGTACATGTACGAAAATGTGGGCTTTTGTGGCAGGTGAAAAGATTTCGCTATGAAGAAAGTATGAAAGATCATGTTATGTGCCGTGTACAGAACATCTTCACTTTTTCAACTTTCACTTGGCGGCTGCAGTTCTAACTTTTATCGAATAGCTTTGCAGAAACACAACTGAGGCTGAACCCATAATACATGTTAAAGACTAAAAACTCGAAAATGTCTTTGGGTTAAAACTTGAAGACCACTTATACCCAGAAGATATAaggatttaaatgaaataaggaAAATGGTGTATATATACGTAATATATTCCTTGTACTCAGTAAGCCTGGTCTCCGATGTAAACCACTTTGATTTTGTAATGTAGTAATTAGGTATTAACCAACTCAAGTTCTACTGTCTTTAACATTCAATTAGTTGTGCTTCAATGACTAACTTGTGAGAGCTACAATTTGAAGGTATTTTCGTATGactgcacacacacagacactcaTTTTAATAGACAAAATAAGCTGTTTAACTGTCAACGACCGGTACCAGTTCTTTCAAGTATTCTAACTTTTATTATCATTTGCGCTCACAAACTTATTTTGTGACTTTACTATTCCagaattacaaaatattacacTTAGTATCCGTATAAGTACATAAGGCAATTTTGTAAGAGGCGCGCTTTCTTAGCTCCATTACGAACTTTTTCGGGTGGAATAATGTATTTTACAATGAAAAATTTTGCTTCACTTGAACCTCTATCCACGCAGTGActatatttcttatttcttttgCTTTCTTTTAGAATGTCGACAAGACATGTACGCAGGTCCATCTATTTCACAAATATCCCCAAAATCCAGTAGTCATATGATGTCTGGGGTTCCTCTGCTTTTGCACACTTCCCCGAAATTAGTGCTCGAGAGTACGATTACTGATACAAATACTCGTAATGTTGCTGCGGGTTTACTAACACGTGACGGCGACATTGATCGTGATGACAATGAAACACGCCAGCACATACGCATGAAACGTTCTGCACAACCGATATTGAATGAAAACTATCCAAAATCTGGGCCAAATGATGTGCATTTCCCCAGCGATACGGAGAAAGAAGCTAGCGCTGGTCATTACTTCCAATACAATATTAAACCGACAAGTACACTCAATGATGGCACCTCAGAAACGCCGGAGCGGACACAAGGCGCTCGCGTTGGCAAAACTTTGAAGCCTTCTTTTAATGGCATTGCGTCTACGCTCTTGCCAGCCACAACTTTAGTATCGGAGTCTTTTTTAGCGAAAGGGGGCCTGCGACCGTTTACGTCGGGGTCCCCGATCAACCCGACGCGCAGTACTGCCATATCGACGGCGGCCACTGCCACGGCTTTGCCGCATAATCCACGTCAAAACTCTAATCCGGATATACAGGATATAATAACTGGTATTGTTAAGCTACTGAATGGCAATGTTAACGTTCATGCTAATACACAAGGACTTCGGCGACCATCTGCTAGTCGTATTAATAATCGTGGACCACCTCGTATATCCGATGTGCAGACATTACCGATAGATTATGATACGCAAAAGAAACCATTAGGCTCATCTATTCGTCCTCCGCCATATACAGGGCCATTCGATCGGCCGGAGCGGCCATTTATTACAGGTGTACCGATTCCAGAGCAAATTGTCCCATTGAGGCCAGGATTTATTAGTCAACGTCCGCCATGGCATCGACAGAAACCACGACCTCCAATTACTACTGCTATTGGGGGTAGACGTCCGATACCGCAATATAAGCCAATGCCGAATACACAATTATCGCCTCCTGTCGCTGAGGAGTCTGCTGCCCCTGTCAAAGACATGCCTGAGATGACATCATCCCAGCACTCAGGAGAAATGGAAATTTCCGTCCCTCCAGACTATAACGATGCAAATGGTGATGTGCCTAAACCAACTGACGCCACATACGACTCAGAGTTTTCTAATGAGGACACAAATTCCCAATATATTGAGGTATCTGATCAGGACTCCAATGAAACTGCTGATCAAGCTCCTATAACGGTTGAAAAAGACGAATTTGAAGAGGAAGAGACAGCGCCAATGCCGCCATCCCCGCCGCCTGCAAAGAAAGATGAGCAAAACAGTAAGAAGAAACCCAGTAAACATAAGGGCGCCGACAAGAAGAAGCACACTCCAGAAGATTTTGCAGCAATAATCGAAACCAACTCCGCTGTACATACTGAGTCTTCAACATATGCACCAATGCCAATGGAGATTAGCGAAGGTGCCATAATTGATCCATCTACAGAAGAGGTTATTTTCATGACACCTAGTAAAACACCAACACTTGAGATCAGCTCCCAACTGGATGATACAAGTTCATCTACTGAAATAATAACTCAAAACTCCATTATCACGACAGCATTACCAAATACTATTCAGAGCCCGGTTATGCTGAGCCCATCAAGCAGTACTGAACTGTTGGCGACCATTCCACCTGCTTCAACTAATACCACTCCCAAACCACTTTCCACCACTACTACTGCCAGACTATCAACTACGACATCTTCTACCTTCACCTCTGTCGCCCCGCCCGTGACGACCCCTGCTAACACCCTCCCCACGCCAATGCCTCAACCTCCATCTGACTATCAACCACGACCAGGTATAGTTCTTGATGATCCAGAATTCAAACCGGGTGGACGACCGCGGCCTCCACGACCAATTCAATCCCGTCCCGGTGatgtgcaacaacaaccaccatATAATATTCAACCAACACGACAGCATTTGCCTCCTGGCTATGGGGAAATATTTGACGTAACTCTATCGGCCATTCAAGGTCCTGGGTCCGTAGGTGGTTCGCAGCAGACGATTAATATTAAACCATATGGAACTTACGGCAACAGTGGGGGACAACAAGGCGATATCATACTATCCGCTGCAGGTGATGATGGTTTTGTTTCAATCGATGGTAAGCGCACTTACATCAATCTCTTTGGTGAACCAACAGATCCACCCGTAGGCGTACCAACTACGCCGGCGACGGCAGTACCACAACTACCTGGAAGTGGTGTTACTGTGGGAAGTGGTGCTGGTAGTGGTAATGGTATTGATGGCAGTGGAAATGTTGGATCCGGTGCAGGTAATGCAGTTACTCAGAACAACTTACCCAGTCTAGGATCAGGATATGGTATACCCGAAACAGAGGTTGTAGATTTGGAGCCCACAAAGCCCAATAACGCAAAACCACAATCGTCTACTACTAATTCTGGACCAACGAGACCTCACTATCGTTCGCGACCAACACAACCACCTGTGCGCATCGACACTTGCATTGTGGGCGATGATTCGACCTGCGATCAAGCACAACATGAACGTTGCAAGACCGAGAATGGTGTATCTAGCTGTCATTGCAGACCCGgtaagtaataaatttaaatatgtttaagaCTCGTTCTATAACTATTTCTTATATAGGTTATTCGCGTCGCAAGCATCGAGAACCCTGCAGGAAGGTTATATCTTTTTATCTGGGCATGCGTGTGGACCGTATTTATGAGCATCGCATTGTGTGGGATAATAAACTTTTGGATAAACATAGCGAGCCCTATGGACAACTGAGCTACGAGTCGATTAGAGCAGTAATATACAACACAAAGCCACACAAACCCCTTACAACATGCAAAGCATAATATTTGACTTTTTGCTTTCAGATTGACTCGGCCATGTCGATGACCCCCTATTCGGATGAGTTCATGGATGCACGAGTTAACAATATTTACTGTGGTGATCCAAATCTGGGTGGCAGCGCTGTCTTTGTGAACATGACCATCAAAGTAAGTATAAATCAATAGGCAATACCAGGGTTCCAGATCTATcagtaatttaaaaatgttcctTAGCTTGACGAAAGTGTGGAAACTTTGCGACCAAATCTACGCGCTGATGTTCAAAAACATTTGTTGGGCGTACTGCACCGACGAAACAATAATATTGGTAACTCTGTTCTATACGTGTCTTCGCCGGAGGGCTCCATAACGGCCTTACACGACCTGGATGAATGTCAGTCCCGCGAGTTAAATGATTGTCATGCGAGTGCGTTATGTTCTAACTCATGGGGAAGTTTTCGTTGTGCTTGCGAAGTAGGTTTCCGTGATCCATGGGCCGATCAACCACAGCGCGCTGGTCGCGACTGTCAATCTTGTCCGGACTCATACTGTAATAATCGTGGAACTTGCAGTTACAATGAAGAAGGAAATCAAGTTTGTGCTTGCGATTCTAGCCATTATGGCGCACAATGTGAGATCGACGGGGAAGTTTTGGGTGTAGCCATTGGAGCTTCCTTGGCAGccgttgttattattgtgttgACTTTGGTTTGCCTAATAATGTGGTCCCGTCGTTGGCAACGTGAACAAAAGAACGCTATTGGTTCGCCAGTCTTTGGTTACATGAATACGGCTCCAATGAAATCCGCTGGCCTTCCGGGACAACCGGGCTACCAAGTGACATTGGAGGACCGTATGCGTTGGGCACAGATCGCTGATGTAATGGCACAAACAAACCATTACGGGGTAAGTCCGATTGTGAGTATATCGAAGAGAAATTACAGAGGCTAGCTGCGGCTATAGTAGCTCTGTAATAGCATGTGTTGTATGAATATTCGAAACTTATTTGTCTAAAGCCGCAATATTCCTTGCAGGCCGAACCAGTGGGACCCACACGACCATCGTCGGCAATGTTCGCTTATCCGAATCTACAATCTATGGGTATGGGCACTATGGGAGGCATGTCGATGCAGGGCACCATGCAAATGCATCAGGCTGGCAGTATGGCTCCACCAGTTCCTCTGCCACGGTATGAGTGTGTATACCCCTCAGACAATTCCTCAAATACGAATAAAAAGTTGTTTCATATCAAACCAATCTGCTTGCTCTTATAACTATTGACTTTTTTTTCCAGAAGACTGGGGTTGAGTGCACGATCGAATGGCATGCGAACTTTGGAGAATTCCAGCTCAAGTGAGGAAGAGGATCGAGCTGATTTGCTCGGCCGAAACTTTCAAGTACCGCGACCAAAGAGTAGAAGTAATGGAAGCATAGCGGTAAGTTTTTAGGAGAAACTAATATTTATGGTAAAATAATGGTAGTTCTTCGGTAAATTTGTAAAGCCTCAACTAGTGGTGACATAAATTTGTCTACATCACCAATGAGATGCGAAGATGGAGTCGATTTCGATTATATTAGTTGTAAAGTTGAAAAGGTCTCGTCTTTGTAATCTGTGTCGGCATGTCCGTTTCTACCACTGAATAGGTTTTAAGTAAATTGTTTTCGACAATGTAATGTGTTAACTCCATTAACCCATAATGTAGCGCATGCTGCTACGTGTCATTCGTTGAATCCGATTTAATTCATGCAATACCTCAATTACCAGTATTTTACATTTGACGAACAAAATCTCGTATGCTTTGATACTTTCCACAGAATCAGTCGGGCATCTACTATGACGTAGATTACGAGCCATCAGGCAATGGCATCGGTAACACGAGTGTAGATCATTTGTATGGTTCACAAAATCAATCATCCTCTCACTCACACACGCACTCTCACTCACACAGTGGCAACAATCACATACCGGGACCACAAGGCATACCAATGAGCACCTACACATCCGGACGAGCCCCAAGTAGTTACTACATGAAATAATTCCGTTATCGTTTAAATACTACGTATAACaactagtatgtatgtataatgttagtatgtatgaatatgccTGCTTGTAGTAATGCATTCGAAAGTCGTCTCGAACGCTTTggttgaattttgaattttcaaaaacgGAGGGTCACTTCAATTCTTGTAATATGCCTTAAGAACTAGTCGTTAAGAGAATATGTAGCTGTAAATaagaattaatgaaataaaacgatactattaatttattgtatttaaaatcaTTCCTAAGTAAGTCAAAGTAACTGTTAGTTAAGTCCCATTTTTAGTTAAGCTAAGCCTATTTATCGCTCCTATACTAACTTCGGCTAACTTCGGCTCAAGCACGCACGTGTAAGGCAATATCTTGCAGAATGCAatcttttttaataactttcgaatttgtttataaaatactacataccatacacaattgttttaaatttaagtaattGTAAAAACTCagtgtacatacgtatatattttaaacaaatgtaataaatttaatagagACCAAAAATATGCGACAATAAGTTTCATTTTGACATATGCAGATACTGACAACCTGGCCATCACTGACAGGGCCGTAAAGAGAAAACTGAGGCACCGGAATGACTGTAGCGAACTGTTGCAGAAGAAAATCTGCAAAACATTATAGTAGAGCAGCGGGCCCGAGAGGAATTGTCGCCGATCTGCCCCCTTTCTGCTTGACTCCTTACTCCACCTAGGGGAGGTGATACAAATGATGTGGAGGATTTGTGGCAATTTTTTTTCAGGTTGGCAGCATCAAGGATACTTTTACCGAAATTAGttgtattgctttaatttcaattccaCTAAGTCGATTTGCAACCAGCATTAGGgatgtgaattaaaaaataagaaacaacAATTCCATTTAATGCAATGTCttaccaaatttattgaattcACTTTTATAGACAAAGAAGTAATACAATACTTTCTGTGAGTAATCAAGCcatgtaaattataaatatgattCTTGTTAATGGTTAAGGGGTGTGTAAAATATACTACGAgccaatatttaattaaatcaaatactTTATGTAACCAGCacacttaaataaattaattagtaataaaattaagaatatcAAGAGAAAGCAACCATTTGAGTTGAACAAGCCTTCAGATAAAAGCGTAATTGAAATGAGGTTACAGTCAAATAATTCCTACAAGTAATATTTTGAGATGAGCAACTGAGTGTAACACGCATCCAGAATGTAAATTATACATTCATATGCGTATGTAAAAACGGAAATTGCTTGATTGCGTGGTGATGCTGGATTATCTTGTTACAATAATCATCAtctatttcttctttttgtttttagccTGAGTCACAGGTTGTGGTGCGCCTGTGAGTGCTGCAAGATCCTTTTTTAGTTGCAGCAGTATTTCAACTTCCGGTTTCCACACGCTGGCATCACCGCTTGCTTTCAATTGGCGCACTTTTTCGCCCTGtaagtaccaaaaaaaaatgttgttatttacaaaaaaaaactacttaaaaGCAATGCGGTTTTCCCACCTGTTGCGTAATACGTTGTTCCAGTTCCTTAACTTTTTCGCTGCTGGCCACTGGCGTAGCCGTAGCTGCAGGTGCAGTTGGTGGAGCTGCTTGAGCGGCAGTCAGTTGCTTTTTGAGATCCAATAAAACATTTACCTCGGGTTGCCAAACAGCTTTGTCTTTCGTTGTCGCCTTTAGCTGACGCACTTTTTCGCCTTGCAAACGCACAGCTTCCTCCAACTGAGCCACTGACTGTGTGCCGTTAGGAAGTGCCGAGGGCTTGGCAGTCGTCGAATTTGTATTGGTTGTTGTCGATGGCGGCTGGCTGCCGTTGCTTTGATCCTGTACACCGCCAAACTTCTTTTTCAGCTCTTCAATAAAACTCTGCTCTAGTTTAGTGAATAAGGGTGCTGGTTTGTCAATGTTGTGACCAGTAGGCAGAAGCATGTTGATAAATGgttttctacaaatatttaattcccgattgaaataaaattttaaataaaatattttttagtacttACTCTGGATTTAGTGGGGTGGGTTTAGCGTTCAACTGTGAGAAAAGTGTACGTGCAATTGTTGGCATGTATGGTAACATTAAATTGGCAAGAAGCGCTGCGATGTTGGCGCAAATACCAATGATGGTGGCAGCTCGTGCTTTCTGCACATCGGTGCCCTTTAGTAGCACCCATGGTTGCTGAGACTGCATATAACCATTGCCGTGACGAGAGATCGAAAGCAAATGCCGTATGCCGTCTCGCAATTTAGCCTTTTCAAGTGAGTTGATATAACCTCGTACTTCGCGGTTGATGAGTGCCAACAGTATCAGCTCATCCTTTGTTAAAGTCATAGTAGGCACGACGCAATTAAAGTTCTTTTCGCAGAAGACTAAGGCACGATTCACGAAATTACCCAAATTGTTTAACAAATCGGAATTGTTACGCGCAGCCAAGTCATTCCAACTGAAGCTGGAGTCTTGACCTTCGGGCCGTGCCGAGGCAAGATAGAAACGCCATATATCAGCAGAAATACCAGTttgctaattaaaaaaattttattacatcaaaagatgaataaaaaaaaacttttgagtCTTACCTGAGCGTCGTTGCCAAAAACACCAATACCACGGCTTTTACTGAATTTACCATCTTCGTAGTTCAAATACTCTGTCGCCATTATATTAGTTACCATGGTGTGACCCTTGTTGGTCGCCAATAGTGACGATGGGAATACAACAGAGTGAAAAGGAACGTTGTCTTTGGCCATGAACTGGAAAAGCTCTACTTTTACATCCTTTGACGGTATCCACCACTGTTTGTATTCACTGGTGTAATGCTTCGTCATTGAGATATAACCGTATGGAGCATCGAACCACACATAGAATACTTTCTTTTCGAAGCCAGCAAGCGGCACAGGTATACCCCATTTCAGATCACGTGTAATACAGCGCGGTTTGAGACCTTCTCGTAGCCAGGAACGAGTAATTACGCGCGCATTATTTGTCCAGCCCATTTCGGAGCCCTCCAACCACACACGCAGTTGTGGTTCAATTTTGGGCAAGTCGAGAAAGAGTTGGTCAGAGGATCGTAGTACAGGAGCGCTGTTACAAATTTTGCAACGTGGTCGAATTAGTTCGGTAGCATTAACTAGCTTGCCACACTTATCGCATTGATCTCCACGTGCGTCTTCATATCCACAAGCAGGATGAGGACATGTGCCCTCTACGAAGCTAACACcataaagaatttcaaaatgtttttcagAGTTTCACCAGCAATTTAAATACATACCGATCGGCCAGAAATCTATCACATTTCACACAAAGTAGCTGCTCAACGCTCTCGGTGAATATATAGCCCTTGTTGTAAACGTCGTGAAACGCTTCTTGCACAATTCTGAAAcaattacattttattaataGGTCTTTTTTCAAATATGAATAGTCTTACTCAGTTTGTTGCTGCGATGAGGTGCGACCAAAGAAATCAAAACCAATGCCAAACCAGCGATAGATAGAATTATGCAAATCAAAGTATTTGTCACATATTTGTTTTGGTGTGAGGTTCTCAGCTAATGCTTTGTTTTCCGTTGCCGTGCCGTACTCGTCTGTGCcacatatatatagagtattGTAACCAGCTGCGCGGGAATATCTTCAAaggacaacaacaaaacacatgctatatttattttttttaaacaaaagtacTGTGCCACAAACCGAGCAAAAATATCTGCGGACAACACACAGCCTATGATGTTTCCCAAATGTGGCACATTATTCACGTAAGGTAACGCagatgttattaaaatattacgtTCGCCTGCCTTCGGTAAAACGGTTCGAGCTTCAATGCGTTGGGGCAAAGACACGTGTACAAAGCTCTTTTGCGCGTTCCCCAACTCGTCTTCCGTGACAGTATCTGCCAAATTTCCAGTTGTATCGGCTAGTAACTTCTCCGACTCAGATGTTGTATGCACGCGGATGGGAACATGGCTGAGACCACCATAACGGTTGGAATTTTGCAAAGATGTGAAAGTTAAGCCAGCTAATGGAGTTTCTGCTAGCACCGCTTGAACTTCAGCTAGGGCAGTAATTTTTCGATACCATGCTTTAAGATGCTCTATATTCTGAGCACCTTTCAATGTGCCATCGGGTGCCAACAAGGACCACACAGCGATATCTGCTGCACTTATTTTATCTCCCGTTATAAAGGCAGAGTCTGCCAAACGATCATCTAATTTTCTAACTAGTAAATTAAGAACAGGTAAAGCGTCCGGATTAGCACGATGGCCGACGGCCAAATGTTGGGACAGTGCGGGTGCCAATTTTACCGTGGACCATTCTAACCACTGTAATACaattaaagtacaatttttggtaaatgtatagtttaggtccccctaACGAAGGAGGctgcgaaaattattttttttttaaatcgtcttattttgacgcgagtATAACAAATCAGAAAgcgcaaaattaatttttttcaacaattctttttttttttaataaataaatttttaccacAAAAATCCTTAAattaacacactttgcacatgcTCTTTCGCGAGGTAACTCCTTTTTGCAGAACCAGCCAGTGCTCAAAGGTGTTCGACGAGCTCCTCCATTCGTCCATACATTCAGATCGTTGcgtaaaagaaattgtgacttacatttcttcagtatttttttttttcacaagaaaatgtctAACTCGTTGAACTTGTAATTACAGTTAAGTGATCCGAGTTctacagaattctgccgctacaacaacaaagttacttgaaaaatatgtgcagtggttaaatatatttttatacatacatatttgtacatgaattatttgaaaaaatcacTTTCCGCTTAAGGATTTATAaccgcgtcaaaataagacgatttaaaaaaaattttcatttccggGGCCTCCTTCATTGGAGGACCTGAACTATACATTTATCCAATTTTTAAAaagcattttaaatttatactaaCCTCATCTCGAAGGGCACCTTCATCCGGAAATAGATATCTGGCAACCGCATCCGTCGAAAACAATTTCAAACCACTTTCTAGCTCCAATATTGGCAAgactaaaaattctttgcagGCTGGGTCTGGAAATAACAATTGCTTATTGCATCAGATTGTATTGTTATATTATTATCGCATTATTCAAATTCATGGAAATTTACTAATCTGTGACAAATCACTCTTATATGTCATTTAAACAATATATGTTTCGATTATCAATCCCTTGCTCCTACCATTTAACGTGACTTTAATGACATCCACTGGTTTATTGGCAAATTTCGCCAACAATTGTAACTTTAATCCAAATGGATTTCCTTCGTTGGTATAAATTATCATATTTGGTATTATATCCACACGAATTTTTAATATCTACAATCTCACTAACACGCGATAGTTATTCGATGACAGATACTAATTTAATTGGATTCAGGCAGTTGCCACGACTTTTAAGAAGTAAATATTGCAGTGTTGCATTGTAtagtatgaaaaatatataccacTTCAGGTATTTGATAGCAATCCGAGCGTTATATAAGCAAGCTCAATGCGATGTTAGTAGAACTTAGGGCTAACTACTTTTATTTTGAGATGAAGCATTCCGAAATTACCATtattcttacaaaaaaaattttcacccacaatgtcaaacatttattttttttggtttttctcaTGAATTTCGTGTTCacattttgttgattttgtgGTGTTTACAATCTATTCGTATTCAGTTATCattgtttgaaaattatgttttgattcataaaaacaaaacaaaatatctgACTATGGCATTAtgagttaaaaatttggtaaattGGGTTTTTTGTCTATAAATGTATAGAAACGGAAATTCAGAGAAATCGATTCATAGATTcaattaattgttattgtaataaATCTAATCAGTTATGTGtgcgatatttttaatttgaaaataatttgtataatgtTACTCTAAAATTTAAGTGACTAAATATCTACTAtattaaatatgctatttataTACTCATAGCGAATTGACGACATACGCGCCACTGTGGCTAAACAGCTGATTAGTATGCTTTATTGTGAATTATTCTTCATTTTGACATTTAGTATTTCCCATTTATTTCCTTACGGTAttgataaacaaaatatttggtataataattttgtaaaatacatctaaacatatttaaatacacaaaGTAAAATGGGTGAGCGCAAAGGACAAAATAAGTACTATCCCCCTGATTATGATCCCAAGAAGGGTGGACTTAATAAATTTCGTGGCAC
This genomic window contains:
- the pwn gene encoding mucin-2 isoform X5, producing MSCKVERHSSATLQMATATATATATTTVMTLNKSRKSHKGTNSSLAGTMSTRRTTSWPLSTATMQHSFSPAHSLRWLGVLALQLLLLATRNIECRQDMYAGPSISQISPKSSSHMMSGVPLLLHTSPKLVLESTITDTNTRNVAAGLLTRDGDIDRDDNETRQHIRMKRSAQPILNENYPKSGPNDVHFPSDTEKEASAGHYFQYNIKPTSTLNDGTSETPERTQGARVGKTLKPSFNGIASTLLPATTLVSESFLAKGGLRPFTSGSPINPTRSTAISTAATATALPHNPRQNSNPDIQDIITGIVKLLNGNVNVHANTQGLRRPSASRINNRGPPRISDVQTLPIDYDTQKKPLGSSIRPPPYTGPFDRPERPFITGVPIPEQIVPLRPGFISQRPPWHRQKPRPPITTAIGGRRPIPQYKPMPNTQLSPPVAEESAAPVKDMPEMTSSQHSGEMEISVPPDYNDANGDVPKPTDATYDSEFSNEDTNSQYIEVSDQDSNETADQAPITVEKDEFEEEETAPMPPSPPPAKKDEQNSKKKPSKHKGADKKKHTPEDFAAIIETNSAVHTESSTYAPMPMEISEGAIIDPSTEEVIFMTPSKTPTLEISSQLDDTSSSTEIITQNSIITTALPNTIQSPVMLSPSSSTELLATIPPASTNTTPKPLSTTTTARLSTTTSSTFTSVAPPVTTPANTLPTPMPQPPSDYQPRPGIVLDDPEFKPGGRPRPPRPIQSRPGDVQQQPPYNIQPTRQHLPPGYGEIFDVTLSAIQGPGSVGGSQQTINIKPYGTYGNSGGQQGDIILSAAGDDGFVSIDGKRTYINLFGEPTDPPVGVPTTPATAVPQLPGSGVTVGSGAGSGNGIDGSGNVGSGAGNAVTQNNLPSLGSGYGIPETEVVDLEPTKPNNAKPQSSTTNSGPTRPHYRSRPTQPPVRIDTCIVGDDSTCDQAQHERCKTENGVSSCHCRPGYSRRKHREPCRKVISFYLGMRVDRIYEHRIVWDNKLLDKHSEPYGQLSYESIRAIDSAMSMTPYSDEFMDARVNNIYCGDPNLGGSAVFVNMTIKLDESVETLRPNLRADVQKHLLGVLHRRNNNIGNSVLYVSSPEGSITALHDLDECQSRELNDCHASALCSNSWGSFRCACEVGFRDPWADQPQRAGRDCQSCPDSYCNNRGTCSYNEEGNQVCACDSSHYGAQCEIDGEVLGVAIGASLAAVVIIVLTLVCLIMWSRRWQREQKNAIGSPVFGYMNTAPMKSAGLPGQPGYQVTLEDRMRWAQIADVMAQTNHYGVSPIAEPVGPTRPSSAMFAYPNLQSMGMGTMGGMSMQGTMQMHQAGSMAPPVPLPRLGLSARSNGMRTLENSSSSEEEDRADLLGRNFQVPRPKSRSNGSIANQSGIYYDVDYEPSGNGIGNTSVDHLYGSQNQSSSHSHTHSHSHSGNNHIPGPQGIPMSTYTSGRAPSSYYMK
- the pwn gene encoding mucin-2 isoform X2, with translation MSCKVERHSSATLQMATATATATATTTVMTLNKSRKSHKGTNSSLAGTMSTRRTTSWPLSTATMQHSFSPAHSLRWLGVLALQLLLLATRNIECRQDMYAGPSISQISPKSSSHMMSGVPLLLHTSPKLVLESTITDTNTRNVAAGLLTRDGDIDRDDNETRQHIRMKRSAQPILNENYPKSGPNDVHFPSDTEKEASAGHYFQYNIKPTSTLNDGTSETPERTQGARVGKTLKPSFNGIASTLLPATTLVSESFLAKGGLRPFTSGSPINPTRSTAISTAATATALPHNPRQNSNPDIQDIITGIVKLLNGNVNVHANTQGLRRPSASRINNRGPPRISDVQTLPIDYDTQKKPLGSSIRPPPYTGPFDRPERPFITGVPIPEQIVPLRPGFISQRPPWHRQKPRPPITTAIGGRRPIPQYKPMPNTQLSPPVAEESAAPVKDMPEMTSSQHSGEMEISVPPDYNDANGDVPKPTDATYDSEFSNEDTNSQYIEVSDQDSNETADQAPITVEKDEFEEEETAPMPPSPPPAKKDEQNSKKKPSKHKGADKKKHTPEDFAAIIETNSAVHTESSTYAPMPMEISEGAIIDPSTEEVIFMTPSKTPTLEISSQLDDTSSSTEIITQNSIITTALPNTIQSPVMLSPSSSTELLATIPPASTNTTPKPLSTTTTARLSTTTSSTFTSVAPPVTTPANTLPTPMPQPPSDYQPRPGIVLDDPEFKPGGRPRPPRPIQSRPGDVQQQPPYNIQPTRQHLPPGYGEIFDVTLSAIQGPGSVGGSQQTINIKPYGTYGNSGGQQGDIILSAAGDDGFVSIDGKRTYINLFGEPTDPPVGVPTTPATAVPQLPGSGVTVGSGAGSGNGIDGSGNVGSGAGNAVTQNNLPSLGSGYGIPETEVVDLEPTKPNNAKPQSSTTNSGPTRPHYRSRPTQPPVRIDTCIVGDDSTCDQAQHERCKTENGVSSCHCRPGYSRRKHREPCRKVISFYLGMRVDRIYEHRIVWDNKLLDKHSEPYGQLSYESIRAIDSAMSMTPYSDEFMDARVNNIYCGDPNLGGSAVFVNMTIKLDESVETLRPNLRADVQKHLLGVLHRRNNNIGNSVLYVSSPEGSITALHDLDECQSRELNDCHASALCSNSWGSFRCACEVGFRDPWADQPQRAGRDCQSCPDSYCNNRGTCSYNEEGNQVCACDSSHYGAQCEIDGEVLGVAIGASLAAVVIIVLTLVCLIMWSRRWQREQKNAIGSPVFGYMNTAPMKSAGLPGQPGYQVTLEDRMRWAQIADVMAQTNHYGVSPIAEPVGPTRPSSAMFAYPNLQSMGMGTMGGMSMQGTMQMHQAGSMAPPVPLPRYECVYPSDNSSNTNKKLGLSARSNGMRTLENSSSSEEEDRADLLGRNFQVPRPKSRSNGSIANQSGIYYDVDYEPSGNGIGNTSVDHLYGSQNQSSSHSHTHSHSHSGNNHIPGPQGIPMSTYTSGRAPSSYYMK